A single window of Anaerolineae bacterium DNA harbors:
- a CDS encoding PAS domain S-box protein yields MREANTGDGPESAGSTARRGPSLPQVRAIPGLTLDSLSKVVSGLPMNACLTDAEGRYLAVSDGYCRTYGYEREELLGRSYLMLVPPEGHEQSVARYARRFSGQAVEPVKTPRIRKDGSRILARPEHQLIVLDDGQRVVLSVVADVSELEEARAALDMSEARYRALAEQSYDAIVMTDDKGIVVNWSLGAERILGIPREQALGAKLAELQAAATPPERRTPETATQIRQLVEGFLAGDPSRWQDTLWEHTIQRPDGSRAIVQTRVFPMQTESKLLVGSITRDVTEARAAEEALRKRARQQTRLLETARYLTGSLDLDVILRRIAEEARELLEAAGSAIYLLEPGGEVLRPMVAIEPPYEKEILATPLDVGRSFTGQAVRLRRGVVFNDAYDSPLGQYIEGTPEDTEERIIAVPFVVDDEVLGAMCLSRPGTPFGEEDLTLAETFATYAATAVKNAHAHEQLRREIEERRRAEAALRDSEAQFRALTEHSTDVITRFDRQLRHLYANPAIATLTGMAPEEVVGRTLGETGYPPELCSQWEEAIEQVFQTGRPHLEHLELRGVDGPVYLDLRLVPEFGPEGEVTTVLSSARDITEARRVATALQESERFLSTLMGNLPGAVYRCANDPHWTMIYLSEGSRRLTGYAPEELVANWTIAYADLIHPDDREEVRRQVDAGLAADGTFQLEYRIIARDGQEKWVWERGRLAWSDGDQSVLEGFLTDITERKRARQTQEAMYAISQAALTCGTVEELCASIHETIRQLMPALNLYVALYDPGSDSVSFPYFVDEQEGPPQAPRRGHRGVTEYILRTGRTLLADRERIHELNARGEIRATTGIPESYLGLPLRSQGGPPLGVLAVQSYDASVTYSERERDILEFVSSQVALALQRKEAEEAVRQERDFAQSLLSTAQAIVLVLDPEGRVVSYNSYTEALTGCPLERAKGQEWAALFVPEREREAVREQIGLVLETGSVHGYVNPVLSAEGRERLVEWHGGRLTDAQGNAVGVLTTGHDITERKRLEEQLLQSQKMETIGRLAGGIAHDFNNLLTAITGHAQFALEGLPAGDPTRDDLSEVLRAADRAAGLTRQLLAFSRRQIIEPRLVDLSELVLHTHKMLRRLIGEDIELITVPAPEPCVVRVDPVQIEQVLVNLVVNAGEAMPEGGRLAIEVTPISLDSNYARRYVDLDPGEYVQLSVTDTGTGMSDEVKAHLFEPFYTTKGPDKGTGLGLATVYGIVRQHRGAVSIYSEVGVGTTVRVYLPRVAEAAERLPRRDEAGFLPAGHETVLIVEDEALVRKVVARALSGQGYRVLEAADGREAIRVAQEHAGPIHLLVTDVVMPQMGGKELADNLRAARPEVSVLYVSGYTDSAIVRGGILEDGTAFLQKPFTVAALARKAREVLDARG; encoded by the coding sequence GTGCGCGAAGCGAACACGGGCGACGGCCCCGAGAGCGCCGGCTCGACGGCGCGGCGCGGTCCCTCCCTGCCGCAAGTTCGGGCCATCCCTGGCTTGACCCTGGACAGCCTCAGCAAGGTGGTGAGCGGACTGCCGATGAACGCTTGCCTGACGGACGCTGAGGGCCGCTACCTGGCGGTAAGCGACGGCTACTGCCGCACCTACGGGTACGAGCGGGAGGAGCTTCTGGGGCGGTCCTACCTGATGCTGGTGCCCCCGGAGGGACACGAGCAGTCGGTTGCCCGGTATGCCCGGCGCTTCTCCGGCCAGGCTGTCGAACCGGTGAAGACGCCGCGCATACGCAAGGACGGAAGCCGCATCTTGGCTCGACCGGAGCATCAGCTCATCGTCCTGGACGACGGGCAGCGCGTCGTGCTGTCGGTGGTAGCGGACGTGTCCGAGCTTGAGGAGGCCAGGGCGGCTCTGGACATGAGCGAGGCTAGGTACCGCGCCCTCGCCGAGCAATCCTACGACGCCATCGTGATGACCGATGATAAGGGCATAGTGGTGAACTGGAGTCTGGGGGCCGAGCGCATACTGGGCATTCCTCGCGAGCAGGCCCTGGGCGCCAAACTGGCGGAGCTGCAGGCGGCTGCCACTCCCCCAGAGAGACGTACTCCCGAAACCGCGACCCAGATCCGCCAGCTAGTGGAGGGCTTCTTGGCGGGCGACCCGTCCAGATGGCAGGACACTCTGTGGGAGCACACCATTCAGCGCCCGGATGGCAGTCGGGCGATAGTGCAGACACGCGTCTTCCCCATGCAGACGGAGAGCAAGCTCCTCGTGGGCAGCATCACGCGCGACGTGACCGAAGCTCGAGCGGCAGAGGAAGCCCTGCGGAAGAGGGCCCGGCAGCAGACCCGGCTCCTGGAAACCGCCCGGTACCTCACTGGCAGCCTGGACCTCGACGTGATCCTGCGGCGCATTGCCGAAGAGGCGAGGGAGCTCCTAGAGGCAGCGGGCAGCGCCATCTACTTGCTGGAGCCCGGGGGGGAAGTGCTCCGACCCATGGTGGCCATCGAGCCCCCCTACGAGAAGGAGATCCTGGCTACTCCGCTGGATGTGGGGCGAAGCTTCACTGGCCAGGCGGTCAGGCTCAGGCGGGGCGTGGTGTTCAACGACGCCTACGACAGCCCTTTGGGGCAGTACATCGAGGGCACGCCGGAGGACACGGAAGAACGGATTATCGCCGTCCCCTTCGTGGTAGACGATGAAGTGCTGGGCGCCATGTGCCTCAGCCGGCCGGGCACGCCCTTCGGCGAAGAGGACCTGACGCTGGCGGAGACCTTCGCCACCTATGCCGCCACCGCAGTGAAGAACGCCCATGCTCACGAGCAGCTCCGACGGGAGATAGAGGAACGCCGCCGCGCCGAGGCCGCGCTGCGCGACAGCGAGGCCCAGTTTCGGGCTCTCACTGAGCACTCGACCGACGTCATCACCCGCTTCGACCGGCAGCTGCGGCACTTGTACGCCAACCCGGCCATCGCCACCCTCACCGGGATGGCGCCGGAGGAGGTGGTCGGCAGAACACTGGGCGAGACAGGGTACCCGCCGGAGCTGTGCTCCCAATGGGAAGAGGCCATCGAGCAAGTGTTCCAGACAGGGCGGCCTCACTTGGAGCACTTGGAGTTGCGCGGGGTGGACGGGCCCGTCTACCTGGACCTGCGTTTGGTGCCGGAGTTCGGGCCGGAGGGCGAGGTAACTACGGTCCTCAGCAGCGCCCGCGACATAACCGAGGCCAGGCGGGTGGCCACGGCGCTCCAGGAATCAGAGCGCTTTCTCTCCACCCTGATGGGGAACCTGCCGGGAGCGGTGTACCGCTGTGCCAACGACCCCCACTGGACCATGATCTACCTGAGCGAGGGGAGCCGCCGGCTGACCGGCTACGCCCCCGAGGAGCTGGTGGCCAACTGGACCATCGCCTACGCCGACCTCATCCACCCCGACGATCGCGAAGAAGTGCGGCGCCAGGTGGATGCGGGGCTGGCAGCGGATGGTACTTTCCAGCTGGAGTACCGCATCATCGCTCGGGATGGCCAGGAGAAGTGGGTGTGGGAGCGGGGGCGGCTGGCCTGGTCCGATGGCGACCAGTCCGTGCTGGAAGGCTTTCTCACCGATATCACCGAGCGCAAGCGGGCTCGGCAGACCCAGGAAGCCATGTATGCCATCTCGCAGGCTGCCCTGACCTGCGGGACGGTGGAGGAGCTATGCGCCTCCATCCACGAGACCATCCGGCAGCTCATGCCGGCCCTGAACCTGTACGTGGCTCTGTATGACCCGGGATCGGACTCGGTCAGCTTCCCCTACTTCGTGGACGAACAGGAGGGCCCGCCGCAGGCGCCCCGCCGGGGCCATCGGGGGGTGACCGAGTACATTCTGCGCACCGGCCGGACCCTGCTGGCGGATCGGGAGCGGATACACGAACTGAACGCCCGAGGAGAGATCAGAGCCACGACTGGCATTCCGGAGAGCTACCTGGGGCTTCCCTTACGTAGCCAGGGCGGTCCACCCCTGGGTGTGCTGGCGGTGCAGAGCTACGATGCGTCCGTCACCTACTCCGAGCGGGAGCGCGACATACTCGAGTTCGTCTCCAGCCAGGTCGCTCTGGCTCTCCAGCGCAAAGAGGCGGAGGAGGCGGTGCGGCAGGAGCGAGACTTCGCCCAGAGCTTGCTCAGCACCGCCCAGGCCATCGTCCTGGTGCTCGATCCCGAGGGGCGTGTAGTCTCCTACAACTCCTACACCGAGGCCCTGACCGGTTGCCCGCTGGAACGGGCCAAGGGCCAGGAGTGGGCGGCGCTCTTCGTGCCGGAGCGGGAGCGAGAGGCAGTCCGGGAGCAGATTGGGCTGGTGCTTGAGACGGGCAGCGTTCACGGTTATGTGAACCCGGTGCTCTCGGCGGAGGGCAGAGAGCGCCTGGTGGAGTGGCACGGCGGGCGCCTTACCGATGCCCAGGGCAATGCAGTGGGAGTGCTTACCACAGGACATGACATAACCGAGCGGAAGCGGCTGGAGGAGCAATTGCTTCAGTCGCAGAAGATGGAGACTATCGGGCGACTAGCGGGTGGGATCGCCCACGACTTCAACAACCTGCTGACCGCCATCACCGGCCACGCCCAGTTCGCCCTCGAGGGGCTGCCGGCAGGAGACCCCACCCGCGACGACCTGAGCGAGGTGTTGCGCGCGGCCGACAGGGCCGCCGGCCTGACCCGACAGCTGCTGGCCTTCTCCCGTCGGCAGATCATTGAGCCGCGGCTGGTGGACCTGAGCGAGTTGGTGCTGCATACCCACAAGATGCTGCGTCGGCTCATCGGGGAGGATATCGAACTGATCACCGTCCCTGCGCCTGAGCCCTGTGTGGTCCGCGTCGACCCGGTCCAGATAGAGCAGGTGCTCGTCAACCTGGTGGTGAACGCAGGCGAGGCCATGCCCGAGGGAGGGCGCCTGGCCATCGAGGTCACGCCCATCAGCCTAGACTCCAACTACGCGCGACGGTACGTGGACCTGGACCCTGGGGAGTATGTGCAGCTTTCGGTGACCGATACGGGCACCGGAATGTCCGACGAGGTGAAGGCGCACCTCTTCGAGCCCTTCTACACCACCAAAGGGCCCGACAAAGGGACCGGACTGGGCCTGGCCACCGTCTACGGGATCGTGCGTCAGCATCGAGGCGCGGTGTCGATCTACAGCGAGGTCGGGGTTGGCACCACCGTCAGAGTATATCTGCCTCGCGTGGCTGAGGCCGCCGAGCGGTTACCGCGGCGAGATGAGGCCGGTTTCCTCCCCGCCGGTCACGAGACGGTGCTGATCGTGGAGGACGAAGCGCTGGTGCGCAAAGTGGTGGCCCGGGCGCTGAGCGGTCAGGGCTACCGGGTGCTGGAGGCGGCCGATGGGCGGGAGGCGATCCGGGTGGCGCAGGAACATGCGGGGCCCATACACCTGCTGGTGACGGACGTGGTCATGCCTCAGATGGGGGGCAAGGAGCTCGCCGACAACCTGAGGGCCGCCAGGCCGGAGGTATCCGTGCTCTACGTCTCGGGTTACACCGACAGCGCCATCGTCCGCGGTGGCATTCTGGAGGATGGGACTGCCTTCCTGCAGAAGCCCTTCACGGTGGCGGCGCTGGCGCGCAAGGCGCGCGAGGTGCTGGACGCGCGGGGCTGA